From a region of the Sinorhizobium chiapasense genome:
- a CDS encoding helix-turn-helix transcriptional regulator — MYRTSSPLSNFADNDKVLPKKSKIVVLAKTDLFAECLTQAISARFQDRDVVSLSSAERLLDGKLINVSLIMLYGLPVAAFPSIMRMIHEFHPKAGVALMVQDADELDSSIAGFVDEGLVHGVLPLNLNLDVCLTAIDLLMKGGEHFPAALLRRLAPRALSGGGLVEQKQASSEAVDLERKTDFGQGLLTVREIQILDLICMGTQNKIIADRLGLSENTVKVHVRNIYRKMDVRNRTEAASRYFRSDADLASLRAPSR; from the coding sequence ATGTATCGCACGAGTTCGCCCCTGAGCAATTTTGCAGATAACGACAAGGTATTGCCGAAGAAAAGCAAGATTGTAGTGCTCGCTAAGACCGACCTGTTCGCCGAATGTCTGACGCAGGCGATCAGCGCGCGTTTTCAAGATCGGGACGTCGTAAGCCTTTCCAGCGCCGAGCGTCTCCTGGATGGCAAACTTATCAACGTAAGCCTGATCATGCTCTACGGTCTGCCGGTGGCAGCATTTCCATCGATCATGAGGATGATCCACGAGTTCCATCCGAAGGCCGGTGTCGCCCTGATGGTGCAGGATGCGGACGAGCTCGACTCGTCGATCGCGGGATTTGTCGACGAAGGGTTGGTTCACGGCGTACTGCCCCTGAATCTCAATCTCGACGTATGCCTTACCGCTATCGATCTCTTGATGAAGGGCGGCGAGCATTTTCCCGCCGCGTTGCTTCGCCGCCTGGCGCCGAGAGCGCTCTCAGGCGGTGGCCTTGTCGAGCAAAAACAGGCGTCTTCGGAAGCCGTCGATCTGGAACGCAAGACCGACTTTGGCCAAGGCCTCCTGACGGTGCGCGAGATCCAGATTCTCGATCTCATCTGCATGGGCACGCAGAACAAGATCATCGCCGATCGTCTCGGGCTTTCCGAAAACACCGTCAAGGTGCATGTCCGCAACATCTACAGGAAGATGGACGTGCGCAACCGGACGGAGGCGGCGTCGCGCTACTTCCGGAGCGACGCTGATCTGGCCTCACTCCGCGCACCATCACGCTGA
- a CDS encoding transposase has translation MDKITTDLHAVATVGLHLAKYVFQVHAVDAVGRVVISRALRRKDMMAFFERLPSCLIGGPITASALTASVQDISAFSGPREFAAFLGLTPRQNSSGGKERLGRVSRMGNRYLRKLLVVGAHAVLFHRRRCSDALRNWADRLMETKPFKLVAVATANKLARIVFALMRDEAHYAGRPRPNSSSSSSG, from the coding sequence ATGGATAAGATTACCACCGATCTCCATGCTGTAGCCACTGTCGGCCTTCACCTGGCCAAGTATGTCTTCCAGGTGCATGCGGTCGACGCTGTCGGCCGTGTCGTCATATCTCGTGCACTGAGGCGGAAAGATATGATGGCCTTCTTCGAGCGCCTGCCGTCGTGCCTGATCGGCGGTCCCATCACTGCCTCTGCGCTTACCGCGAGCGTCCAGGATATCTCCGCTTTCTCAGGCCCGCGTGAGTTCGCCGCCTTTCTCGGGCTCACGCCACGGCAGAACTCGTCAGGCGGCAAGGAGCGGTTGGGGCGCGTCTCCAGGATGGGCAACCGATACTTGCGCAAGTTGCTCGTTGTCGGCGCGCACGCTGTCCTCTTCCATCGCAGGCGGTGTAGCGATGCCTTGAGGAACTGGGCTGATCGCCTGATGGAGACCAAACCCTTCAAGCTCGTCGCTGTGGCGACCGCCAACAAACTCGCTCGCATCGTCTTCGCGCTCATGCGCGACGAGGCACACTATGCCGGCAGACCGCGGCCTAACAGCAGCAGCAGCAGCAGCGGTTGA
- a CDS encoding N-6 DNA methylase — protein sequence MKATIASVAAELSAIGYTSDALLSDYSFADVLSPTGETRQVGLAAFTQTPPSYRTAAFGVVDGAGKPSNLKRLRALGAPMIFAIAGDTVELWRMHADEAPEQLAVTPANELHSLFQRHAEHWNPKAIHRAKAISSEPLQNRQFDFVDIGLLIAIEGEVHLKLDILLRETLAAVIDSRGRPAMDARLLFQATFRFLAAKILADRDHESAAAWTGGDVDDVLRGIDRYYGLGSLKPSPADRSRLQTVWQGIRSGINFRNISADDLAFVYENTFVTSEVRAQLGTHSTPRQMAEHVVRRLELWRDPVGTRVYEPFTGAGVLLVAALRQLSAALPLEWSDAERHAFLTERLSGDEIDEFACEVAKLSLILADYPNHNGWDIQQADLFSSGRLRERITPQTFVICNPPFEDFELDERDGPIAQHSISKPVAVLHEVISAQAAGIGFVLPATFIMEKRYREVRALLERTYASVEIVEIPDDVFSASRTAASLLIARDLRSAEDEPIITIRSSEVTLRDRLSFLQGGLITRSRSVTRWVTDKPTGNLWIPALNEVWDYLADRPTLGEKLELHRGIEWQGDQSDAWSPDPKPAYRRGLHGVNGHLQYQSPRAVWLDCRTDSIRGGGLKFAWDDPKLILNAVRLSRYSWRLAASFDDTGLICSQQFIAGWPKEGISQTEMLALMAVLNGPIANAFSTVFTSDQRFRLGTLANLPLPYLLSEEVAGLVQTYLRVLGTADALSDREDVLQKTLVKIDAAVLSAYELPVRLERELLRFFDQNRRPVAHAWEGWGNLDMAPGLSLSEMLAGGREQFTGNWVSRTFTALSKNEADVVRRYLR from the coding sequence ATGAAGGCGACCATAGCTTCGGTCGCCGCCGAACTATCGGCGATCGGCTACACTTCCGATGCACTGCTTTCTGATTATAGCTTTGCGGACGTGCTCTCGCCCACGGGTGAAACGCGGCAGGTCGGCCTAGCAGCATTCACGCAGACGCCGCCATCGTACCGGACGGCGGCGTTCGGTGTTGTCGATGGCGCTGGAAAACCATCGAATTTGAAACGACTCCGGGCGCTCGGAGCGCCGATGATCTTCGCAATCGCCGGCGATACCGTCGAACTTTGGCGGATGCATGCCGACGAGGCCCCCGAGCAGCTAGCAGTAACGCCGGCAAACGAGCTGCATTCGCTGTTCCAGCGCCATGCGGAACACTGGAACCCGAAAGCTATCCATCGAGCCAAGGCCATCTCTTCCGAGCCGCTGCAGAATCGTCAGTTCGATTTTGTCGATATTGGGCTTTTGATCGCCATCGAAGGTGAGGTCCATCTCAAGCTCGACATTTTGCTGCGCGAAACCTTGGCCGCGGTCATCGACAGCCGTGGTCGTCCGGCTATGGACGCACGGCTGCTCTTCCAAGCAACGTTTCGCTTTCTCGCAGCCAAGATCCTTGCAGATCGAGATCACGAATCGGCGGCCGCTTGGACCGGTGGCGACGTCGACGATGTCCTGCGCGGCATCGACCGCTACTACGGCCTGGGCTCGCTGAAGCCGTCACCCGCCGATCGCAGTCGCCTCCAAACGGTGTGGCAAGGCATTCGAAGCGGCATAAACTTTCGTAACATTTCGGCCGACGATCTTGCCTTCGTCTACGAAAATACATTCGTGACGTCCGAGGTGCGCGCTCAGCTTGGCACGCACAGCACCCCGCGGCAGATGGCTGAACACGTCGTTCGTCGCCTGGAGCTTTGGAGGGATCCCGTTGGCACTCGTGTCTACGAGCCCTTCACAGGCGCCGGGGTTTTGCTTGTCGCTGCGCTTCGCCAATTAAGTGCGGCGCTTCCCCTAGAATGGAGTGACGCCGAGCGCCATGCATTCCTGACAGAACGGTTGTCGGGCGACGAAATCGACGAGTTTGCTTGCGAGGTTGCGAAACTCTCCTTGATTCTTGCCGACTATCCAAACCACAACGGCTGGGATATTCAACAGGCTGACCTGTTCAGCAGCGGAAGACTTCGCGAACGGATAACGCCTCAGACATTTGTTATCTGCAATCCGCCGTTCGAGGATTTCGAATTGGACGAGCGGGATGGCCCTATTGCGCAACACAGCATTTCCAAGCCGGTCGCCGTTCTCCATGAAGTCATTTCGGCACAAGCTGCTGGCATCGGTTTTGTGCTCCCGGCGACCTTCATCATGGAAAAGCGCTACCGCGAGGTGCGTGCGCTGCTTGAAAGAACCTACGCCTCGGTGGAGATCGTGGAGATCCCCGACGACGTTTTTTCTGCGTCCCGAACGGCAGCTTCGCTTTTGATTGCTCGAGATCTGCGTTCGGCTGAAGACGAGCCCATCATCACGATCCGTTCCAGTGAGGTGACGCTGAGAGACCGGCTGTCCTTCTTGCAAGGAGGATTAATAACGCGCAGCCGGTCGGTGACGAGATGGGTCACTGATAAGCCGACCGGAAATCTTTGGATTCCTGCTCTGAACGAAGTCTGGGACTATCTTGCCGATCGACCGACGCTTGGCGAGAAGCTGGAGCTCCATAGGGGAATTGAATGGCAAGGTGATCAATCGGACGCGTGGAGCCCTGACCCAAAGCCCGCCTACAGGCGCGGACTGCACGGGGTCAACGGGCATCTCCAGTACCAATCTCCAAGGGCTGTTTGGCTCGATTGCCGCACCGACTCGATCAGGGGCGGGGGCCTGAAATTTGCTTGGGACGATCCAAAGCTTATCCTGAATGCAGTCAGGCTCAGTCGATATTCCTGGAGGCTGGCTGCGAGCTTCGACGACACTGGCCTGATCTGCTCTCAGCAGTTCATCGCTGGGTGGCCCAAGGAAGGAATCAGTCAGACTGAAATGCTGGCGCTGATGGCGGTCCTGAACGGCCCGATAGCCAACGCTTTTTCGACCGTATTTACGTCCGATCAGCGGTTCAGGCTTGGTACACTTGCCAATCTTCCCCTTCCCTATCTTCTCTCTGAAGAGGTGGCGGGTCTAGTTCAGACCTATCTGCGGGTTCTCGGGACGGCAGACGCCCTTTCCGACCGGGAGGACGTCCTGCAAAAGACCCTGGTAAAGATTGATGCGGCGGTCCTATCGGCGTACGAACTTCCTGTCCGGTTGGAGCGCGAGCTTCTGAGATTCTTTGATCAGAATAGAAGACCCGTCGCACACGCCTGGGAGGGATGGGGCAACCTTGACATGGCGCCCGGGCTTTCCCTTTCCGAAATGCTTGCAGGTGGGCGGGAACAATTCACTGGAAACTGGGTCTCGCGAACTTTTACCGCATTGTCAAAAAATGAAGCGGATGTCGTCCGTCGGTACTTGCGCTGA
- the tnpC gene encoding IS66 family transposase, which yields MENSPDLLPDDVAALRAELIAVRAKGAQIEAELAVAKAKASEDLAVIARQKLRIEKLERQLYGPKAERRARLIDQMEFQLAELEMAVTEDELAAEMAVAATVNVAGFTRSRPAKKSFPDHLPRERVVVPGPVSCQCCGGDRLRKLGEDITETLEVIPRQWKVIQTVREKFTCRDCEKISQAPAPFHAIPRGWAGPNLLAMILFDKFGQHLPLNRQVERFEREGVSLSLSTVADSIGACCAVLDPIIKRIEAHTFGADRLHGDDTTVPVLAAGKTDIARSWVYVRDDRPFGGTAAPSAMFYYSRDRAGEHPQAHLAGYSGILQADAYTGYTKLYLPDRRPGPITEAACWVHARRPFFAMADVEANARRKAQGKKAAVISPIALEMVERIDALFDIEREINGQSVELRKAARQDRSLPLVLELEAWMKAQRAKLSRNDDLAKAFDYLLKRWPAFTLFLDDGRVCLSNNAAERALRGIALGRKSWLFAGSDRGGQRAAAMYSLIVSAKMNDVDPQAWLADVLHRIAGYPAHRLDELLPWNWKSASPVAHKLAA from the coding sequence ATGGAAAACAGCCCTGATTTGCTTCCCGACGATGTTGCCGCCCTGCGGGCAGAGCTCATCGCGGTACGCGCCAAGGGCGCACAGATCGAGGCTGAACTTGCCGTTGCCAAGGCCAAGGCGTCGGAGGATCTTGCCGTCATTGCCCGGCAGAAGCTGCGCATCGAAAAGCTCGAGCGGCAGCTCTATGGCCCGAAGGCAGAGCGTCGCGCCCGGCTGATCGATCAGATGGAGTTCCAACTGGCAGAGTTGGAGATGGCGGTGACCGAGGACGAACTCGCGGCCGAAATGGCGGTCGCGGCCACCGTCAATGTCGCCGGCTTTACCCGCAGCCGGCCGGCGAAGAAGTCTTTCCCCGATCATCTTCCGCGCGAACGCGTCGTCGTGCCCGGTCCCGTGAGCTGCCAATGCTGTGGCGGCGACCGACTGCGCAAGCTGGGTGAGGACATCACCGAGACCCTCGAGGTCATTCCGCGCCAATGGAAAGTGATCCAGACGGTGCGCGAGAAGTTCACCTGCCGCGATTGCGAGAAGATCAGCCAAGCTCCGGCCCCTTTCCATGCCATCCCGCGCGGATGGGCCGGCCCCAATCTCCTGGCGATGATCCTGTTCGACAAGTTCGGCCAGCATCTGCCGCTCAATCGTCAGGTCGAGCGCTTCGAACGCGAAGGCGTTTCCCTCAGCCTGTCGACGGTGGCCGATAGCATCGGCGCATGCTGTGCCGTACTCGATCCGATCATCAAACGGATCGAGGCCCATACGTTTGGGGCAGATCGATTGCACGGCGACGACACGACGGTCCCGGTTCTGGCGGCAGGAAAGACCGATATCGCCCGAAGTTGGGTCTATGTCCGCGACGATCGACCGTTCGGCGGCACAGCCGCACCGTCGGCGATGTTCTACTATTCCCGTGATCGCGCGGGCGAGCACCCGCAGGCGCATCTTGCCGGCTATAGCGGCATTCTGCAGGCGGACGCCTATACCGGCTACACCAAACTCTATCTTCCGGATCGACGGCCAGGCCCGATAACGGAAGCAGCCTGCTGGGTCCATGCGAGGCGGCCCTTTTTTGCGATGGCCGACGTCGAGGCGAATGCGCGCCGAAAAGCGCAGGGCAAGAAGGCGGCCGTCATCTCGCCGATCGCGCTGGAAATGGTGGAGCGGATCGATGCCCTGTTCGACATCGAGCGCGAGATCAACGGTCAGAGCGTGGAGCTCCGCAAGGCCGCTCGTCAGGATCGGAGCCTGCCTCTGGTCCTCGAGCTGGAAGCATGGATGAAGGCTCAGCGTGCCAAGCTGTCTCGCAACGATGATCTCGCCAAGGCCTTCGATTACCTGCTGAAACGCTGGCCTGCCTTCACCCTCTTCCTCGACGACGGGCGTGTCTGTCTGTCGAACAATGCCGCCGAACGCGCCCTGCGCGGCATAGCCTTGGGCAGGAAATCCTGGTTGTTCGCCGGATCGGACCGCGGTGGCCAGCGCGCCGCCGCTATGTACAGCTTGATTGTCTCGGCCAAGATGAACGACGTCGATCCGCAAGCCTGGCTCGCCGACGTGCTTCACCGCATTGCCGGTTATCCCGCGCATCGGCTCGATGAGCTCCTGCCCTGGAACTGGAAGAGCGCGTCGCCAGTGGCGCACAAGCTGGCAGCCTGA
- the tnpA gene encoding IS66-like element accessory protein TnpA, whose amino-acid sequence MGHAVLLTGPERRRRWSLEDRAQILAEAFAPGAVVSEVARRFEVSTGLIYTWRRQALVQEAEPAFVPAKLVDSASSDAVELAMAVDFPNGVKVRIGSAAPCDLAAAIMRALK is encoded by the coding sequence ATGGGACATGCAGTTTTGCTGACCGGACCAGAGCGGCGGCGGCGGTGGTCGTTGGAAGATCGCGCGCAGATACTGGCAGAGGCTTTCGCCCCAGGCGCGGTTGTTTCCGAAGTTGCACGCCGCTTCGAGGTTTCGACCGGCCTGATTTACACATGGCGGCGGCAGGCTTTGGTCCAAGAGGCCGAGCCCGCCTTTGTGCCGGCAAAGCTCGTTGACTCTGCCAGCAGTGACGCAGTCGAATTGGCCATGGCGGTGGACTTCCCGAACGGCGTCAAGGTGAGAATTGGCTCAGCAGCGCCATGCGACCTGGCAGCCGCGATCATGCGGGCGCTCAAATGA
- a CDS encoding transposase, whose translation MADETNTGPIVATIATDAELKAPTAKKQRSPRPQKAASEPVQASSKASAAKPRRYSEQEKSEKLKLIETQVQGNSTLKDAIKSAGISEQTYYHWKGAAKPIEQKDTKGIKPVLAGDELADLVQLEEENQRLRTLLADKLRAENAELRKRLGLD comes from the coding sequence ATGGCTGATGAGACTAACACGGGACCCATTGTTGCGACTATAGCGACGGACGCGGAACTGAAAGCACCAACCGCTAAGAAGCAGAGGTCGCCGCGGCCTCAAAAGGCGGCTTCCGAACCGGTGCAAGCTTCATCAAAGGCGTCGGCCGCTAAACCCAGGAGGTATAGCGAACAAGAGAAGAGCGAGAAGCTCAAGCTGATCGAGACGCAAGTCCAAGGCAACAGCACCCTCAAGGACGCTATCAAGAGCGCCGGCATATCGGAGCAAACCTACTATCATTGGAAAGGTGCTGCGAAGCCTATCGAGCAAAAGGACACTAAGGGCATCAAGCCCGTGCTGGCCGGCGATGAGTTGGCAGATCTTGTCCAGCTCGAAGAGGAAAACCAGAGGCTCCGCACACTACTGGCGGATAAGCTGCGAGCGGAAAATGCCGAACTGCGCAAGAGGCTCGGTCTGGACTAA
- a CDS encoding aldose epimerase family protein, giving the protein MDDAVVIRSGIARAVVNRKGAELIGWQVGASDLLWPRDSPGWNQTCPLMFPSCGWSESSRVEIKGQYYPMPVHGFISMQEFALVSNSESEVTLEASDDEFTKTMFPFYFRFRIKYKIVDMQLHIGISVKNTSDRAFLPYSIGIHPGFRWPLLSPRKDSWRLQFEKSESPLVPCISSQGLIQGNQRKISFHGRCLHLNESLFQNEALCFLNANSKRLSLVGEKVTIGIDAPDARHWVVWSLPQQDFLALEPCTGHGDIEDRRIPFDEREYNINLAPGKEQQFQVRFEFSQHED; this is encoded by the coding sequence ATGGATGATGCTGTCGTTATTCGTTCTGGTATTGCACGGGCAGTTGTCAACCGAAAAGGAGCGGAGCTAATCGGGTGGCAGGTCGGTGCAAGCGACCTCCTTTGGCCGCGAGACTCCCCAGGTTGGAACCAAACCTGTCCCCTGATGTTCCCGTCATGCGGATGGAGTGAGTCTTCACGTGTCGAAATAAAAGGGCAATATTATCCGATGCCTGTTCACGGCTTTATCAGCATGCAGGAATTTGCCTTGGTTTCCAACTCAGAATCTGAGGTGACATTAGAAGCATCTGACGATGAATTCACAAAAACAATGTTTCCATTTTATTTCCGTTTCAGAATTAAGTATAAAATTGTAGACATGCAATTGCACATTGGGATTTCCGTAAAAAACACGTCCGATCGTGCATTCTTGCCTTATTCCATCGGAATACATCCCGGATTTAGATGGCCGTTACTGTCTCCGCGCAAAGATAGCTGGCGGCTGCAATTCGAGAAATCGGAATCCCCTCTCGTCCCGTGCATATCTTCCCAAGGCCTAATTCAAGGTAATCAACGGAAAATCTCATTCCACGGACGTTGCCTTCATCTAAATGAAAGCCTTTTCCAAAATGAAGCGCTTTGTTTTTTGAATGCGAATAGTAAAAGGCTGTCGCTTGTTGGAGAGAAGGTCACAATTGGAATTGATGCGCCAGATGCACGTCACTGGGTTGTGTGGTCTCTTCCACAGCAGGACTTTCTGGCGTTAGAACCATGTACGGGCCACGGTGACATAGAGGACAGACGCATTCCATTTGACGAGCGGGAATATAATATCAATCTCGCCCCAGGAAAAGAGCAACAATTCCAAGTACGATTTGAGTTTTCACAGCATGAAGACTAA
- a CDS encoding type II toxin-antitoxin system VapC family toxin, translating to MTGYLLDTSVLIALVDPNHVLHGAATKAVGGMSANDLQFVSAVSIGEIRTGVATVQRIHGRTPVHSTQVLSAAQSRPLLTVNTQVAMVYGDLKAAMVGRFMPKSSKNKPPAHLQDWIDHATGNRLGINENDLWVCAQGFERDLHIVTCDADFLRVQEAEPRLSLSLLRAI from the coding sequence ATGACCGGTTACCTGCTCGATACATCCGTTCTTATTGCGCTTGTCGACCCCAACCACGTGCTTCACGGGGCAGCCACCAAAGCAGTCGGAGGCATGAGTGCGAACGATCTGCAGTTTGTGTCTGCGGTGAGCATCGGTGAAATTCGTACCGGTGTCGCCACGGTGCAGCGCATTCACGGACGCACACCGGTCCACTCCACACAAGTTCTCTCGGCGGCACAGTCACGCCCGCTCCTGACAGTCAACACGCAGGTCGCGATGGTTTATGGAGACCTTAAAGCCGCGATGGTTGGCAGATTCATGCCCAAATCGAGCAAAAACAAGCCGCCTGCACACCTCCAGGACTGGATAGATCACGCCACGGGAAACAGGCTCGGGATTAACGAGAACGATCTCTGGGTTTGTGCGCAGGGGTTCGAGCGTGATCTTCATATCGTAACATGCGATGCGGATTTCCTAAGGGTTCAAGAGGCCGAACCTCGCTTGTCGCTTAGCCTGTTGCGCGCCATTTAG
- the tnpB gene encoding IS66 family insertion sequence element accessory protein TnpB (TnpB, as the term is used for proteins encoded by IS66 family insertion elements, is considered an accessory protein, since TnpC, encoded by a neighboring gene, is a DDE family transposase.) translates to MIPISSGVRVWIASGHCDMRKGMQGLALLVQEGLGRDPFKGDVFVFRGRSGRLIKALWHDGIGLSLYAKRLERGRFIWPATESGAIALTAGQMSYLLEGIDWRNPQQTWRPTSAG, encoded by the coding sequence ATGATCCCGATCAGTTCCGGGGTGCGGGTGTGGATCGCGAGCGGTCACTGCGACATGCGCAAGGGCATGCAGGGTCTGGCTCTGCTGGTGCAGGAGGGCCTCGGTCGCGATCCGTTTAAGGGCGACGTCTTCGTCTTTCGCGGTCGTAGCGGCCGACTGATAAAAGCCCTTTGGCATGATGGGATCGGCCTATCGTTGTATGCGAAACGGCTCGAGCGCGGCCGCTTCATCTGGCCGGCGACGGAGAGTGGCGCAATCGCGCTGACCGCCGGTCAGATGTCCTATCTGCTGGAGGGGATTGATTGGCGAAATCCGCAGCAGACATGGCGGCCGACGAGTGCCGGGTGA
- a CDS encoding sterol desaturase family protein, producing MHVLDVNQMIQSFVKALELVVIFATFCAALELTFPAYRYSFASYVRGVRNWIIRLGWGALIWHLFAVGLGWLGIKPLVTINFGMLLHSDNAIINNGLAVLSGVLVAIAGDFFYYWMHRAQHAVPFLWRLHATHHSIRELTAWNCNHHVSEPLIYAALVALPLALIHFESGVVPVVAMTLITFQGHLSHSSTRINLGPLRYIIGDNKFHRIHHSMEPHHRHRNYGFFTTIWDTVFLTAYWPKKNEWPDVGLRNQPEPLTVRDYIMFPFDRRRWHRGKVGTGVEAGD from the coding sequence ATGCACGTTCTCGATGTTAATCAGATGATCCAGTCCTTCGTGAAAGCGCTTGAGCTGGTTGTGATCTTCGCCACCTTTTGCGCCGCGCTGGAGCTAACCTTTCCGGCTTATCGATACAGTTTTGCCTCATACGTGCGCGGCGTGAGGAATTGGATTATTCGCCTCGGATGGGGTGCGTTGATCTGGCACCTCTTCGCTGTGGGTTTGGGCTGGTTAGGGATAAAGCCGCTCGTAACGATTAATTTCGGTATGTTGCTTCACTCTGACAACGCAATCATTAATAATGGATTGGCCGTCCTTTCAGGGGTTTTAGTGGCGATTGCCGGCGACTTCTTTTACTACTGGATGCACCGCGCTCAGCATGCTGTTCCATTCCTCTGGCGCCTGCACGCTACTCACCACTCGATCCGCGAATTGACGGCATGGAATTGCAATCATCACGTTTCCGAGCCCCTCATTTACGCAGCGTTAGTAGCACTGCCACTCGCGCTGATCCACTTCGAATCTGGCGTAGTGCCCGTTGTTGCCATGACACTGATTACCTTTCAGGGCCATCTCTCACACTCTAGCACCCGCATCAATCTTGGGCCGCTTCGATATATCATTGGCGACAATAAGTTCCACCGCATTCACCACTCGATGGAACCGCATCACCGGCACCGAAACTATGGGTTCTTTACAACCATCTGGGACACGGTTTTTCTAACGGCATATTGGCCAAAAAAGAATGAGTGGCCGGACGTCGGCCTCCGAAACCAGCCCGAGCCGCTTACCGTGCGCGATTACATTATGTTCCCATTCGATCGACGTCGTTGGCATAGAGGTAAAGTCGGAACTGGTGTAGAGGCTGGGGATTGA
- a CDS encoding plasmid pRiA4b ORF-3 family protein, whose product MPASLVRLKITLDHVEPTVMRRVVVPFRIKLHRLHEVLQAAMGWSNSHLYEFRIRDVGFGLPDQDWGDGPLDARKISLLAAVEDIGAKSFKYLYDFGDGWTHSIKIERTFPVIGPAEPMLLEAAGRCPPEDIGGPWGYQEFREALADPTHERHAELVEWWGSNEYDPDQGNFAELNKAVDDLAAKWARKSRRKI is encoded by the coding sequence ATGCCGGCTTCTCTGGTCCGCCTGAAGATCACCCTCGACCACGTCGAACCGACGGTGATGCGGCGCGTTGTGGTGCCGTTCCGCATCAAGCTCCATCGCCTTCATGAGGTGCTGCAGGCGGCGATGGGCTGGAGCAACAGCCACCTTTACGAATTCCGCATCCGCGACGTCGGCTTTGGTCTGCCTGATCAGGACTGGGGAGATGGCCCGCTCGATGCGCGCAAGATCTCGCTGCTGGCGGCAGTCGAAGACATCGGCGCGAAATCGTTCAAGTACCTTTACGACTTCGGCGACGGCTGGACGCACAGCATCAAGATCGAGCGCACGTTCCCCGTCATCGGCCCTGCGGAGCCAATGCTTCTCGAAGCAGCCGGACGTTGCCCTCCCGAGGACATCGGCGGGCCATGGGGCTATCAGGAGTTCCGCGAGGCTCTCGCCGATCCGACCCACGAGCGGCACGCCGAGCTCGTCGAATGGTGGGGCAGCAACGAATACGATCCGGACCAGGGCAACTTCGCCGAGCTCAACAAAGCCGTCGATGATCTGGCGGCAAAGTGGGCCCGCAAATCACGCCGAAAAATCTGA